A single region of the Pontibacter kalidii genome encodes:
- a CDS encoding PorV/PorQ family protein, whose protein sequence is MRQHLTLILFVVFILWEAGAQAQQLCNFGARAAGMGNASVTVSDVWAVANNTAGIASMAVPAIGGYAENRFGERAFTTVALQAVLPTQKYGTYGLSLSRFGDALFSQQHAGLGVAHKLGQFSLGAKADVWQVAVQGYGSQKTVALSAGMQGEVVPGLYVGAFAYNLNQARMASFEDERLPTVMKAGLSYRPTTHLLLAAETEKSIDHDADFKAGAEYALLQQKFILRSGFSALTGSLSFGAGFKARQLQVDYAFGSTTPIGNSHHLSIGYTFKREGR, encoded by the coding sequence ATGAGGCAACACCTTACGCTTATACTTTTTGTGGTATTTATACTTTGGGAAGCTGGGGCACAGGCGCAACAACTGTGCAATTTCGGGGCACGCGCGGCTGGCATGGGCAACGCTTCGGTAACGGTGTCGGATGTGTGGGCAGTGGCCAATAACACGGCGGGTATCGCCAGCATGGCCGTACCGGCCATTGGCGGATACGCGGAGAACAGATTTGGGGAGCGCGCCTTCACCACAGTGGCCCTGCAGGCCGTTCTCCCCACGCAAAAGTATGGCACCTATGGGCTGAGTCTGAGCCGGTTCGGGGATGCGCTCTTTAGCCAGCAGCATGCCGGGTTGGGGGTGGCTCACAAGCTGGGGCAGTTCAGTCTGGGAGCGAAAGCCGATGTGTGGCAGGTAGCCGTGCAGGGGTATGGCAGCCAGAAAACGGTGGCGCTTTCGGCAGGAATGCAGGGCGAGGTGGTGCCCGGGCTATACGTTGGCGCCTTTGCTTATAACCTGAACCAGGCAAGGATGGCCTCTTTCGAGGATGAGCGCCTGCCCACCGTGATGAAAGCCGGTCTCTCCTACCGCCCCACCACCCACCTGCTGTTAGCCGCCGAAACAGAGAAAAGCATAGACCATGACGCTGACTTTAAGGCCGGCGCCGAATACGCGCTGCTGCAGCAGAAGTTTATACTTCGCTCCGGCTTCAGTGCCCTTACCGGCAGCCTCAGTTTCGGCGCGGGTTTCAAAGCGCGGCAACTGCAGGTAGATTACGCCTTCGGTTCCACCACGCCCATCGGCAACAGCCATCACCTTTCGATAGGCTATACTTTTAAGAGGGAGGGGAGATAG
- the sigZ gene encoding RNA polymerase sigma factor SigZ gives MENCCINPTTHLLQDSCASVAPVFLAYEAQLRGFVQKRVKDKEETNEILQQLYLKLHKNCVQLQEVHHLKAWLYQVTRNTVHDFFRENGRRQPLEDEAELFEPEDLTERNRQEVEALVEPLINLLPVEYAEALRLSELEGVSQKEIAERLGISYSGAKSRVQRGREKLKQLFLECCHLELSHDGQLLEAEVKADCKALQEPESCCGK, from the coding sequence ATGGAGAATTGCTGCATCAACCCCACCACCCATTTGCTGCAGGATAGCTGCGCGTCTGTGGCTCCTGTGTTTTTAGCGTACGAGGCGCAGCTGCGAGGTTTTGTGCAGAAGCGTGTAAAGGATAAGGAGGAAACGAACGAGATTTTACAGCAGCTCTACCTGAAACTACACAAGAACTGCGTGCAGTTGCAGGAGGTGCATCACCTGAAAGCCTGGCTTTACCAGGTCACACGTAATACTGTGCACGACTTTTTCAGGGAGAATGGCCGAAGACAACCCTTGGAAGATGAGGCAGAATTGTTCGAACCGGAGGACCTAACGGAGCGAAACCGGCAGGAAGTGGAGGCGTTGGTGGAGCCGCTGATAAACCTGCTGCCCGTAGAGTATGCGGAGGCGCTGCGCCTGAGCGAGCTGGAGGGCGTGAGCCAAAAAGAGATTGCCGAGCGCCTGGGGATATCCTATTCCGGTGCCAAGTCCAGGGTACAGCGGGGGCGCGAGAAGCTGAAGCAGCTGTTCCTGGAGTGCTGCCACCTCGAGCTCAGCCATGACGGCCAGCTGCTTGAAGCAGAAGTAAAGGCTGACTGTAAGGCGCTGCAGGAGCCGGAGAGTTGCTGTGGGAAGTAA
- a CDS encoding GNAT family N-acetyltransferase yields the protein MKTATQHAVLLTEMLSEHYPQVREIYVLGIATNNATLETKAPAWEEWDSKYMKSCRLVALAEDGIVAGWGALTPVSGRCVYSGVAEDSVYIHPEYKGRGIGRLLLQRLVQESELAGIWTLQAGILKENEASIKLHEQCGFRIVGLRERLGQLHGQWRDVCLMERRSKIVGV from the coding sequence ACAGAGATGCTGTCGGAGCACTACCCGCAGGTAAGGGAAATTTACGTACTAGGAATTGCCACCAACAACGCTACCCTGGAGACCAAGGCCCCGGCATGGGAAGAATGGGACAGCAAGTACATGAAGAGCTGTCGCTTGGTGGCCCTGGCTGAAGATGGAATTGTGGCAGGCTGGGGTGCGCTTACGCCGGTTTCGGGCAGGTGCGTGTACAGCGGCGTGGCCGAGGACAGTGTGTACATCCACCCGGAGTATAAAGGCAGAGGCATTGGCAGACTGCTGTTGCAGCGGCTGGTGCAGGAGTCGGAGCTGGCGGGCATCTGGACCCTGCAGGCAGGTATACTTAAAGAGAACGAGGCAAGTATAAAGCTGCATGAGCAGTGCGGGTTCAGGATAGTAGGTTTACGGGAGCGGCTGGGGCAACTGCACGGCCAGTGGCGCGACGTTTGCCTGATGGAAAGAAGAAGTAAGATCGTAGGTGTATAA
- a CDS encoding SusC/RagA family TonB-linked outer membrane protein yields MKKVLLLSLMLVLLLPLSGYSQGARTVSGQVTDQESGQALPGVAVIVQGTTVGTTTGANGEYSLNVPADATTLVFRFLGYSQVERQIGNASTINVAMGLDSEQLQEVVVTALGREEEERTLGYATQQVGSEQLTQGRERSVANALQGKVAGVNIQSQGGGPGASTRVVIRGAKSISQSNQALFVIDGIPIDNGSAGTGDDLNAGVDVGNRANDINPDDIESINILKGPAAAALYGARAANGVIMITTKSGRGATKKAEITFLTSYMFEDILRYPELQNRYGQGFFGEPDLLENTSWGPIFTGELLPWGQVIDNQQRVKPYVALEDNIKEFFEYGYNWTNTVSLSGAADNATYYASYSNTQQEGVVPTTEYSRHSLALKGTTKLLNRFNSTASLTYTKSGGDFALTGQGNSVFNQIIQTPRDIPVRELEDLESPFNDEAGFYSPYTINPYWSLRNQTYENEVDRLFGNITIGYDIMEGLNLTYRIGTDFYTDRRKQFMAIRDVEGQNAANNDNGMYLERQIYYREVNSDLILSYNRDLSELLTLDLLIGNNINQRENDDLTAIADALANNEFRSLSNIIGTPLTTSFRDKRRLVGIYGSAKVGYRNFLWLEVTGRNDWSSTLPIADNSFFYPSVNLAFDAAEAFGLAETTPINFAKIRANYANVGNDALPYSTRSVFVSGNISDGFAGTDLNFPFAGLPGFEVSNVIGNENLEPENTSSWEVGADMRFFNERLRLDAAYYNSKSTDQIINVPLSFATGFGSAFLNAATIRNEGIELLVGGIPIEVGDFSWDISVNFTKNENTVEDVAGDNEISLGGLASAALVISEGRPYGTFLAEDYLRDPQGRIVVNASTGRPRLSTEQTYQGTIQPDWQAGLVNTIKYKGLRMSVVFDTRQGGKIYSRTRGTQRFAGTAPETLFNDRQPFIIPNSVVQVGTSDEYIENTTPLTNTNLYEYWGNLPEGTNIIDASFTKLREVSISYQLPTTITEKTFFGNIEVGLSGRNLVLWTPDENTYIDPEVNSFGNGNLQGYEFSSYPSTRSWGANLRVTF; encoded by the coding sequence ATGAAAAAGGTTCTACTACTTAGTCTGATGCTGGTGTTGCTTCTGCCCCTGTCAGGCTATTCGCAAGGAGCCAGAACGGTGTCGGGGCAGGTAACGGACCAGGAGTCTGGGCAGGCGTTGCCAGGTGTGGCGGTAATTGTACAGGGCACTACTGTCGGTACTACAACCGGCGCCAATGGCGAGTATTCGCTCAATGTGCCAGCGGATGCAACTACGCTGGTATTTCGCTTTTTGGGCTACTCCCAGGTGGAAAGGCAGATAGGCAATGCCTCCACCATAAACGTGGCCATGGGCTTAGACTCAGAGCAGCTGCAGGAGGTGGTTGTAACCGCCCTGGGTCGTGAGGAAGAGGAAAGGACCTTAGGGTATGCCACGCAGCAGGTAGGCTCTGAACAGCTAACTCAGGGCCGGGAGCGCAGCGTTGCCAACGCCCTGCAGGGGAAAGTAGCCGGTGTGAACATACAGAGCCAGGGCGGCGGGCCGGGTGCCTCTACCCGCGTGGTTATCCGTGGTGCTAAATCCATCTCCCAAAGTAACCAGGCGTTGTTTGTGATAGACGGCATCCCGATCGATAACGGCAGTGCCGGAACAGGAGACGACCTGAACGCCGGGGTGGACGTGGGCAACCGCGCCAACGATATAAACCCCGACGACATCGAGTCCATCAACATCCTGAAAGGCCCGGCAGCAGCGGCGCTTTACGGTGCCCGCGCCGCCAACGGGGTGATCATGATCACGACCAAGTCAGGCCGAGGGGCCACCAAGAAGGCCGAGATCACCTTCTTGACTTCTTATATGTTTGAGGATATTCTGCGCTACCCAGAGCTGCAGAACCGCTACGGACAGGGCTTCTTTGGAGAGCCGGACCTGCTGGAGAACACCAGCTGGGGGCCTATCTTTACGGGCGAGCTGCTGCCATGGGGCCAGGTAATAGATAACCAGCAGCGTGTAAAGCCATACGTTGCCCTGGAGGACAACATCAAAGAGTTCTTCGAATACGGCTATAACTGGACCAACACCGTGTCGCTGTCCGGCGCCGCCGATAACGCTACCTACTACGCCTCTTATTCCAATACACAGCAGGAGGGTGTAGTGCCCACAACAGAGTACAGCCGCCACTCGCTTGCCCTCAAGGGTACCACGAAGCTTCTCAACAGGTTCAACTCCACAGCCTCCCTGACCTATACCAAGTCGGGCGGCGACTTTGCCCTGACAGGGCAGGGCAACTCGGTTTTCAACCAGATCATCCAGACGCCGCGCGACATTCCTGTCCGGGAGCTGGAAGACCTGGAAAGTCCTTTTAATGACGAGGCGGGTTTCTACTCCCCTTACACGATCAACCCCTACTGGTCGCTGAGGAACCAGACCTATGAAAATGAGGTGGACCGCCTGTTCGGTAATATCACCATAGGGTATGATATTATGGAAGGGCTGAATCTGACCTACCGCATTGGCACGGACTTCTACACCGACCGACGCAAGCAATTTATGGCGATCCGGGATGTGGAGGGGCAGAATGCTGCCAACAACGACAACGGCATGTACCTGGAGCGCCAGATTTATTACAGGGAGGTTAACTCCGACCTGATCCTATCCTACAACAGGGACCTGTCGGAGCTGCTGACGCTGGATCTTTTAATAGGCAACAACATCAATCAGCGGGAGAATGATGACCTGACAGCCATTGCCGACGCGCTGGCCAACAACGAGTTCAGGTCGCTGAGCAACATCATCGGTACGCCGCTCACCACCAGTTTCAGGGATAAGCGAAGGCTGGTGGGGATATACGGGTCGGCAAAGGTGGGCTACAGGAACTTTCTGTGGCTCGAGGTTACCGGCCGTAACGACTGGTCCTCTACTTTGCCTATTGCTGACAACAGCTTCTTCTACCCATCGGTGAACCTGGCATTCGACGCGGCCGAGGCCTTTGGCCTGGCAGAGACCACCCCGATCAACTTTGCCAAGATCCGGGCGAACTACGCCAACGTGGGCAACGACGCGCTGCCTTACAGCACGCGGTCTGTGTTTGTCTCCGGTAACATCAGCGATGGCTTTGCCGGCACTGATCTGAACTTCCCCTTTGCCGGCCTGCCTGGCTTTGAGGTAAGCAACGTGATCGGTAACGAGAACCTGGAGCCGGAGAACACGAGTTCCTGGGAGGTGGGAGCCGACATGCGCTTCTTCAACGAGCGCCTGCGCCTGGATGCGGCCTACTACAACTCTAAGTCCACTGACCAGATCATCAACGTGCCGCTCTCCTTTGCCACGGGCTTCGGCTCCGCCTTTCTCAACGCGGCCACCATCCGGAACGAGGGGATTGAGCTGCTGGTGGGAGGTATCCCCATTGAGGTAGGCGACTTCAGTTGGGACATCAGCGTGAACTTTACCAAAAATGAGAACACGGTGGAGGATGTCGCCGGGGATAACGAGATCTCGCTGGGTGGTTTGGCCTCGGCGGCACTCGTCATCTCAGAGGGGCGGCCCTACGGAACGTTCCTGGCAGAGGACTACCTGCGCGACCCGCAGGGCCGTATCGTGGTGAACGCCTCTACCGGCCGGCCACGCCTGTCTACGGAGCAGACCTACCAGGGCACTATTCAGCCGGATTGGCAAGCGGGCCTGGTGAACACGATCAAGTACAAAGGCCTGCGCATGTCGGTGGTGTTCGATACGCGCCAAGGCGGCAAGATCTACTCCAGAACAAGGGGCACGCAACGCTTTGCCGGCACGGCCCCCGAAACGCTCTTCAACGACCGCCAGCCATTCATTATCCCGAACTCTGTGGTGCAGGTAGGTACCAGCGATGAGTACATCGAGAACACCACACCGCTTACTAACACCAACCTGTACGAATATTGGGGCAACCTGCCTGAGGGCACCAACATCATAGACGCCTCCTTTACCAAGCTCAGGGAGGTAAGCATTTCTTACCAACTGCCCACTACCATCACAGAGAAGACTTTCTTTGGCAACATAGAAGTGGGCCTCTCTGGCCGTAACCTGGTGCTGTGGACTCCGGACGAGAACACCTACATCGACCCGGAAGTGAACAGCTTTGGCAACGGCAACCTGCAGGGCTATGAGTTCAGCAGCTACCCAAGCACCCGCTCCTGGGGGGCCAACCTCAGGGTTACTTTCTAA
- a CDS encoding SusD/RagB family nutrient-binding outer membrane lipoprotein gives MKKLSIKVLAVLFALSLGSTACDDYLDINVDPNNPPTSTPALTLPAAQGELAYVLGNQFQFLGNFFAQHWTQAGAANQYCDLELYQITSSDYDARVWGELYAGALQDFRFVSEQAQEDGDLSAAAIGRIMEVYTMQVITDAWGDVPYTTALGGLENSNPEYQSQQEIYDLLVVQLDSAMMLIDEGSASEVGNADLVYGGDMDLWRRFANTLKLKIYLRQAYVRPDVAQSGIQALYASGAEFLQMGETGDVEFADQTQNRNPFYQTQVVFRGGVDVVASNTSLNYLQETNDPRINEFYAPAQTGAAAGNFVGVDQGVECTPERTGDQSNTVSKPGPAVASPATAVPFISAAESFFLQAEAVARGWTGGAGGEASELYAQGIRASFDYLGEDVALVDQLLQQPEVAYPVGGDVEAQVEQILTQKWVSFNGVQGFESWTEYRRTGYPSFIEPSAASTLGADLIPKRLVYPNTEAIRNQNYPGLIEINEPVWWDVKD, from the coding sequence ATGAAAAAGCTATCTATAAAAGTGCTTGCTGTACTCTTTGCCCTCTCTCTCGGCTCTACAGCTTGCGATGACTACCTCGATATCAACGTGGACCCCAACAACCCGCCTACTTCCACGCCGGCGCTAACCTTGCCGGCGGCACAGGGCGAGCTGGCCTATGTGCTGGGCAACCAGTTTCAGTTCCTGGGCAATTTCTTCGCCCAGCACTGGACCCAGGCCGGCGCCGCCAACCAGTACTGCGACCTGGAGCTCTATCAGATCACCTCTTCCGATTACGATGCCCGCGTGTGGGGCGAGCTGTACGCGGGCGCCCTGCAGGACTTCCGGTTTGTGAGCGAACAGGCCCAGGAGGATGGCGACCTGAGTGCGGCGGCGATCGGGCGGATCATGGAGGTGTACACCATGCAGGTTATTACGGATGCCTGGGGCGATGTGCCTTACACAACTGCGCTGGGAGGCCTGGAGAATTCCAATCCGGAGTACCAGTCGCAGCAGGAGATATACGACCTGCTTGTCGTCCAACTCGACTCGGCCATGATGCTGATAGATGAGGGAAGCGCCAGCGAGGTCGGAAATGCGGACCTGGTGTATGGGGGAGACATGGACCTGTGGCGCAGGTTTGCCAATACGCTGAAGCTCAAGATATACCTGCGTCAGGCCTACGTGAGACCCGACGTTGCCCAGAGCGGCATACAAGCCTTGTACGCCAGCGGCGCGGAGTTTCTCCAGATGGGAGAGACAGGCGATGTGGAGTTTGCCGACCAGACCCAGAACCGCAACCCCTTCTACCAGACCCAGGTGGTGTTTAGGGGCGGCGTGGACGTGGTAGCCAGCAACACCTCCCTCAATTACCTGCAGGAGACAAACGACCCGCGCATTAACGAGTTTTATGCCCCGGCACAAACGGGCGCGGCAGCCGGCAACTTCGTGGGGGTGGACCAGGGAGTAGAGTGTACCCCTGAGAGGACGGGCGATCAGTCCAATACGGTATCCAAGCCGGGGCCTGCCGTAGCAAGCCCGGCCACAGCGGTTCCTTTTATCTCGGCGGCCGAAAGTTTCTTCCTGCAGGCGGAGGCAGTGGCCCGCGGCTGGACAGGAGGGGCAGGCGGCGAGGCCAGCGAGCTGTATGCACAGGGCATCAGGGCCTCATTTGATTACCTGGGCGAGGATGTGGCACTGGTAGACCAACTGCTGCAGCAGCCCGAGGTAGCCTACCCCGTAGGAGGGGACGTGGAGGCGCAGGTCGAGCAGATCCTCACGCAGAAATGGGTGTCTTTTAATGGAGTGCAGGGCTTTGAGTCGTGGACAGAGTATAGAAGAACCGGTTACCCCAGCTTTATAGAGCCATCGGCTGCCTCCACGCTGGGCGCGGACCTGATCCCCAAGCGCCTGGTGTACCCTAACACGGAAGCGATCCGGAACCAGAATTACCCTGGCTTGATCGAGATAAACGAGCCTGTATGGTGGGACGTGAAGGATTAA
- a CDS encoding ComEA family DNA-binding protein, with amino-acid sequence MRKGFLILCCVLPCLPPLLAQDYPRQNIDLDLLVQELFAEQDDENISYEDLYETLFQYYQRPINLNRTTPEELASLYLLSRPQIVSYFNYLQENGELLSIYELQAIPGFDLPTIYRLLPFVQVRDAGLQADARPLWQRMVGEDNNALILRYERTLQERRGYTSVDTSSRSTTRYLGSPEKLYLRYRISHARDYSFGITAEKDAGEAFTWSPATRRYGFDFYTLHLQLYNKGRFKTIALGDYQLQFGQGLLLSSGYSVGKGGETITTVSRPNLGIRPYSSVLEYAFMRGGAVTYSLGKVDVTAFYSNKLVDANLQAQPDTLDTEQQFFTGIQTTGFHRTPTELANKDAVREQVYGSSAQYRSADKTLSLGITALGTQYNSAIRKAGAPYQRFEFGGTHNYNLGTNYSYTWQNVYLFGETAMSKSGGLGSINGLVANLSRQVEMSMLYRYYARDFHTFYGSAFGEGTRNINEQGFYTGIKIKPFSRWEITAYYDRFRFPWLRYLVDAPSHGEEYLVRLYFRPNRQSSLYAQMRHESKGRNLSGNTTAMDYVAQAARRNYLLYFETSPTRTLNLKTRVQFGTYEQESPQQTGYFVSQDLNFTFDRIRLSTRYALFDTDSYDTRQYAYERDVLYAFSIPAFSGRGTRFYTLLQLRPLRDLDVWVKYGLTHYRDQESIGSGLETIEGPRRSDVKVQVRYKF; translated from the coding sequence ATGAGAAAAGGCTTCCTTATACTTTGCTGTGTGCTGCCTTGCCTGCCTCCGCTGCTGGCGCAAGACTACCCGCGCCAGAACATCGACCTGGACCTGCTGGTGCAGGAGCTTTTTGCCGAGCAGGACGATGAGAACATCAGCTACGAAGACCTCTACGAAACGCTTTTCCAGTATTACCAGCGCCCCATCAATTTAAACCGCACCACGCCCGAGGAGTTGGCCTCATTATACTTGCTCTCGCGCCCGCAAATCGTATCATACTTTAACTACCTGCAGGAGAACGGGGAGTTGCTGAGCATTTACGAGCTGCAGGCCATCCCGGGCTTCGACCTGCCCACTATTTACCGCCTGTTGCCCTTCGTGCAGGTGCGTGATGCGGGGCTGCAGGCTGACGCAAGACCGCTGTGGCAGCGCATGGTCGGGGAGGATAATAACGCGCTTATACTTCGCTATGAGCGCACGCTGCAGGAGCGCCGCGGCTATACTTCGGTGGACACCAGCAGCCGCTCCACCACCCGCTACCTGGGCTCGCCGGAGAAATTATACTTGCGCTACCGCATCAGCCACGCCCGCGACTACAGCTTTGGCATCACCGCCGAGAAGGACGCCGGCGAAGCTTTTACCTGGAGCCCCGCCACCCGCCGCTATGGCTTCGACTTTTATACCCTGCACCTGCAGCTCTACAACAAAGGCCGCTTCAAAACCATTGCCTTGGGCGATTACCAGCTGCAGTTCGGGCAGGGGCTGCTGCTGTCTTCAGGCTACAGCGTGGGCAAGGGCGGCGAGACCATTACCACCGTGAGCAGGCCAAACCTGGGTATTCGGCCATACAGTTCCGTGCTGGAGTACGCCTTCATGCGCGGCGGCGCGGTAACCTATTCGTTGGGCAAGGTGGATGTAACAGCCTTCTACTCGAACAAATTGGTAGACGCCAACCTGCAGGCGCAGCCCGACACGCTGGACACGGAACAGCAGTTTTTCACCGGCATCCAGACCACCGGTTTCCACCGCACCCCCACCGAGCTGGCTAACAAAGACGCCGTGCGGGAGCAGGTCTACGGCAGCAGCGCCCAGTACCGGTCCGCAGACAAAACGTTATCTCTAGGCATTACGGCACTGGGTACACAGTATAACTCTGCTATTCGGAAAGCCGGGGCACCTTACCAGCGCTTCGAGTTTGGCGGCACCCACAACTACAACCTGGGCACCAACTACAGCTACACCTGGCAAAATGTATACTTGTTTGGCGAGACAGCCATGAGCAAGAGCGGCGGCCTCGGAAGCATAAATGGGCTGGTGGCTAATTTGTCCAGGCAAGTAGAGATGTCGATGCTGTACCGCTACTACGCCCGCGACTTCCATACGTTTTATGGCAGTGCCTTCGGCGAGGGTACTCGCAACATCAACGAGCAGGGCTTTTACACCGGCATCAAGATAAAGCCGTTTTCCAGGTGGGAAATTACCGCTTACTACGATCGGTTCAGGTTTCCGTGGCTGCGCTACCTGGTGGATGCCCCCTCCCATGGGGAGGAGTATTTGGTGCGGCTATACTTTCGCCCCAACCGCCAGAGCAGCCTTTACGCGCAGATGCGGCACGAAAGCAAGGGCCGCAACCTGAGCGGCAATACCACTGCCATGGACTATGTGGCGCAGGCCGCGCGGCGGAATTACCTGTTATACTTCGAAACCTCGCCCACCCGCACGCTCAACCTGAAAACACGGGTGCAGTTTGGCACCTACGAGCAGGAATCGCCGCAGCAAACGGGCTACTTTGTCTCGCAGGATCTGAATTTTACGTTCGACAGGATCCGCCTCAGCACCCGCTACGCCCTCTTCGACACCGACAGCTATGATACCCGCCAATACGCCTATGAGCGCGACGTGCTTTACGCCTTCTCCATACCTGCCTTCAGCGGCCGCGGCACCAGGTTTTATACCTTGCTGCAGCTGCGCCCGCTCCGCGACCTGGATGTATGGGTAAAGTATGGCCTCACGCATTACCGTGATCAGGAAAGTATAGGCAGCGGTCTGGAGACGATTGAGGGGCCGAGAAGATCGGATGTGAAGGTGCAGGTGCGGTATAAGTTTTAG